DNA from Massilia sp. KIM:
ATCCCGACATCAAGCTCGACGTGTCCTTGAGCGACGCGAAGGTCGAGCTGCAGCGCGACGAGGTCGACGTCGCCATCCGCATGGGACCGCTCCATGACGCCAGTTTCCGCGCCCGCAAGCTGGCTAGCAGCCGCAAGGCGGTGGTGGCGGCTCCGTCCTATCTGCAAAGGCATCCGGCGCCGCAATCTCCCGAAGACCTGCTGCGCCACGACTGCCTCAACTTCAATTTCCGCCGCGCGCTCGACGAATGGCCCTTCATGGTCGACGGCGGGCTGCTGCACCTGGCGGTGAGCGGCGGCGCGCAGACCAACAATGGCGAAACCATGCGCCAGCTCACCCTGCAGGGGATGGGCATCAGCCGCCTGGGCATGTTCCATGTGTACGAGGACCTCCAGCGCGGCGACCTGGTCGAGCTGCTCCCGGAATACAACGCCGGCGACATCGAGGACATCAGTATCATCTATGCCAACCAGAAGCACGTCGCGCCGCGCATCCGGGTGTTCATCGACTTCCTGGTCGAGCGGCTGGGGCCCTTGCTGGCGCTGAGAGGCGACGCCGGGCATCTCGTGGCGGCGGACGCGTCACGGTGAGCCATCCCGGCGCTGCGCCAGGAAGCTGCCGCGCCGGCTGGACCTAGGCTCAGCCGCCGCAGCCGCCGCGCACAGGGGCGCCGGGCAGCGCCGCGCCGGGGGCGCGTCCGCTCTCCTCGTCGAAGCCGGCGGCGCGCAGGCGGTCGAGGTATTGCTGCCACAGGGCGCGCTGTTCGCTGCCCAGCTTGTAGAGATAGTCCCAGCTGAAGATCCCGG
Protein-coding regions in this window:
- a CDS encoding LysR family transcriptional regulator yields the protein MDKRSGEMQVFAKVVEMGSFSAAAEVLDMSPSAVSKLVARTESRLGVQLFKRSTRSMSLTAEGREYHASCVRILQDIEDAELSVSKTQAQVRGLLRVNTSLPFGQHYLVPLLQDFRQRYPDIKLDVSLSDAKVELQRDEVDVAIRMGPLHDASFRARKLASSRKAVVAAPSYLQRHPAPQSPEDLLRHDCLNFNFRRALDEWPFMVDGGLLHLAVSGGAQTNNGETMRQLTLQGMGISRLGMFHVYEDLQRGDLVELLPEYNAGDIEDISIIYANQKHVAPRIRVFIDFLVERLGPLLALRGDAGHLVAADASR